From the Streptomyces sp. NBC_01216 genome, the window ACGAGACCGTGCACGAGGCGCTGCCCTCCGCGAGCGCGCCGGCCGCGCCGCCCGCCGCGACCGAGGCCCCCTCGTCCCCGCAGACCACACCGGCCGCCGGCCCGGTCACCCTCGCCGAGGGCACCTTCATCAGCCACGAGCACGCCACCAGCGGCACCGCGAAGATCGTCCGCCTGTCGGACGGCACCCCGGTGCTGCGCCTCGAAGGTCTGGACACCTCCAGCGGCCCGGACCTCCGCGTGTGGCTGAGTGACGCACCGGTCAAGGAAGGGAAGGACGGCTGGCGCGTCTTCGACGACGGCAAGCACGTGAGCCTCGGCAAGCTCAAGGGCAACAAGGGCGACCAGAACTATCCGCTGCCCGCCGACGTGGACTGGGAGGCATACCCGAGCGTCAGCATCTGGTGCGACCGGTTCGACGTGTCCTTCGGCGCCGCGGGTCTCGTACGGACCTGACGGGCCGCGTCTCCCGCGCCGGACGGCCGCGCGCCGTCCGGCCCGCCGGCGGGGACGCGTCCCGCGCGCGCCGGACGGCAAACCGGTCCGCCGTCGCGGCCCGACGGGTCCGTCAGGACAGTCCGGGAAGCGCCACGTCGAGTACCGGCACCGCACGCGGTGAGCCGTCGGCGTCGATCGCGACGAAGGTCAGGAACGCCGTGGCGACCTCGGTGGCGGGCCCCGAGCTGTTCCACCGCTCGGCCGTGACACGCACGCCGACGGTCATCGACGTCCGACCGGCGCGCTCCAGCCCGGCCTCGACGCTCAGCAGGTCCCCGGCCCGCACCGGAGCCAGGAACGTCATCCGGTCCACCGAGACGGTCACGGCCGGACCGTCCGCGTGGCGTCCGGCGGCGGCCGCCGCGGCGTCGTCGATGAGTTTCATCATCACGCCGCCGTGGATGGTGCCGTAGAGGTTGGTGTCGTGGTCGCTCATGATGTGGGCGAGGACCACCCGGGAGTCATCCGGGGTCTTGGTCGTACGTGCGGGGCGGGAGACGGTGCGATCGGCCACGTCAACTCTCCTTCGCGAGTCGCGGCGGTGCTGGGCCGCGCGCACGGGGTACCGGCGCGCGGGCAGCGGCAGGTCTTCGGACTCGCGGGCACGTCCACCGGGGTCGACCGGGGGACACCTAGTGGCCGTCGCTTCCCGGGCCGGTGCGGGCCCAGTGCGTATGACGGCGGTCGTTCCCGCTCACCGCTGCGGGGCAGTCCCGGATTCCCACCGGGTTCCCTCTCGCGATCCGGAAGTACCGAAGAGCGGGCTTCGCTCCCGGATCGTGTCGACGCCCGGCGGCCCCCGTGCCGGAGGCAGGGGGGAGCGGGGCGAACCAGCTGCGGGCACCACCCTACGTGCCGGGCGGTGACCGCCCGGCAGGTAGGGCCACCGGGAGGGCCGCGCTCAGGCCCGGCCCTCCCGGAAGGCGCTCAGGATGCGCTCCGCCGCGAGCGTCGCGGTCAGCCGCCCGTCCCGTACCTGGCGCTCGACCTCCGGCGTGAGCGCCCGTACGGCGGGATCGGCGTGCAGCCGGCCCAGCAGTTCGTCACGCACCATCGTCCAGGCCCAGTCCACCTGCTGGTCCCGGCGCCGGGCGGCCAGCCGGCCCGCCGCGTCCAGGAGCGAGCGGTGCCCTTCGAGGCGCTCCCAGATCTCCTCCAGGCCGGTCGACTCGCGCGCGCTGCAGCTGAGGACCGGCGGCGTCCACACCGCCTCCCGGCCGTGCATCAGCCTCAGCGCGCCCGCCAGTTCCCGCGCCGCGGCGCGCGCGTCGGTCGCGTGGGGCCCGTCCGCCTTGTTCACCGCCACGACGTCGGCCAGCTCCAGGACACCCTTCTTGATCCCCTGCAGTTGGTCCCCGGTGCGTGCCAGCGTGAGCAGCAGGAAGGAGTCGACCATGTTCGCCACGGCCGTCTCCGACTGCCCTACACCCACGGTCTCCACCAGCACCACGTCGTACCCCGCCGCCTCCATGACCACGATCGACTCGCGCGTCGCCTTGGCCACACCGCCGAGGGTGCCGGCGGTGGGGGAGGGCCGCACGAACGCAGCCGGGTCGACCGCCAGCCGCTCCATACGGGTCTTGTCGCCCAGGATCGAGCCGCCGGTGCGGGTGGAGGACGGGTCCACGGCGAGCACCGCCACCTTGTGCCCGAGGCCGGTCAGCATCGTGCCGAAGGTGTCGATGAAGGTGGACTTGCCCACGCCGGGCACGCCGCTGATCCCGATCCGCCGGGCCCGGCCGCTGTGCGGCAGCAGCTCGGTCAGCAACTCCTGCGCGAGGGCCCGGTGGTCCGGGCGGGTGGACTCGACCAGGGTGATGGCACGCGCGACCAGCGCGCGCCTCCCCTCCCGGACACCCTTCGCGTACGTGTCGATGTCGATGGCCATGGGGTCAGCGGCCGTGCCCCAGGTCGGCCGCCAGGCGGCGTACGAGGTCCGCTGCCGCGTCGGGGATGACCGTGCCGGGCGGGAAGACGGCGGCCGCCCCCATCTCCAGGAGGGTGGGCACGTCCTGGGGCGGGATGACTCCGCCGACCACGATCATGATGTCCTCGCGGCCCTCCGCGGCGAGTTCCTCCCGCAGCGCGGGCACGAGCGTGAGGTGTCCGGCCGCCAGCGAGGAGACGCCCACGATGTGGACGTCCGCCTCGACGGCCTGTCGGGCGACCTCCGCCGGGGTCTGGAAGAGGGGACCGACGTCCACGTCGAAGCCCAGGTCGGCGAAGGCCGTGGCGATCACCTTCTGGCCGCGGTCGTGCCCGTCCTGGCCCATCTTGGCGACCAGGATGCGCGGGCGACGGCCCTCGGCCTCCTCGAAGGCGTCCACCAGGGCGCGCGTGCTCTCCACGGACGGGGACTCCCCGGCTTCGTTGCGGTACACATCGGAGATCGTACGGATCTGGCCCGCGTGCCGTCCGTACACCTTCTCCAGGGCGTCGGAGATCTCACCCACCGTCGCTTTCGCCCGAGCGGCCCGCACGGCCAGCTCCAGCAGGTTCCCCGAACCTCCGGCGGCCCGGGTGAGGTCGTCGAGCGCGGCCAGGCACGCCCGCTCGTCCCGTTCCTCGCGCAGCCGTCGCAGCTTCTCGATCTGCCGGGCGCGCACGGAGGAGTTGTCGACCTTGAGGACGTCGATCTCCTCGTCGCCGTCCACGCGGTACTTGTTCACACCGATCACCGGCTGCCGGCCGGAGTCGATCCGGGCCTGCGTGCGGGCGGCGGCCTCCTCCACACGCAGCTTCGGGATGCCCGCGTCGATGGCCTGCGCCATGCCGCCGGCGGCCTCGACCTCCTCGATGTGCTGCCAGGCCCGGCGGGCCAGGTCGTATGTCAGCCGCTCCACGTAGGCGCTGCCGCCCCAGGGGTCGATGACCCGGGTGGTGCCCGACTCCTGCTGGAGGAGCAGCTGGGTGTTGCGGGCGATGCGGGCGGAGAAGTCGGTCGGCAGGGCGAGGGCCTCGTCGAGGGCGTTGGTGTGCAGCGACTGGGTGTGGCCCTGGGTGGCCGCCATCGCCTCCACACAGGTGCGGGTGACGTTGTTGAACACGTCCTGCGCGGTGAGCGACCAGCCGGAGGTCTGCGAATGGGTACGCAGGGAGAGCGACTTGGCGTTCCGCGGGTCGAACTGCCTCACCAGCTTCGCCCACAGCAGCCGGGCCGCGCGCAGTTTGGCGACCTCCATGAAGAAGTTCATGCCGATCGCCCAGAAGAACGACAGGCGCGGCGCGAACGCGTCCACGTCCAGTCCGGCCTCCCGGCCCGCGCGGATGTACTCCACTCCGTCCGCGAGCGTGTACGCCAGCTCCAGGTCGGCCGTGGCCCCCGCCTCCTGGATGTGATATCCGGAGATGGAGATGGAGTTGTAGCGCGGCATGTGCTGCGAGGTGAAGGCGAAGATGTCGGAGATGATCCGCATCGACGGTTTCGGCGGATAGATGTAGGTGTTGCGGACCATGAACTCCTTGAGGATGTCGTTCTGGATGGTCCCGGTCAGCTTGTCCGCCGGTACGCCCTGCTCCTCCGCCGCCACGATGTACAGCGCGAGGACGGGCAGCACGGCGCCGTTCATCGTCATCGACACGGACATCCTGTCCAGTGGGATGCCGTCGAACAGCGTCCGCATGTCGTAGATCGAGTCGATGGCGACACCCGCCATGCCGACGTCTCCGGTGACACGCGGATGGTCGCTGTCATAGCCCCGGTGTGTGGGCAGGTCGAAGGCCACCGACAGGCCCTTCTGTCCCGCCGCCAGATTGCGCCGGTAGAAGGCGTTCGACTCCTCCGCGGTGGAGAAACCCGCGTACTGGCGGATCGTCCAGGGCTGGTTGACGTACATCGTCGGGTACGGGCCCCGCAGATACGGCGCGACGCCCGGGTACGTGCCCAGGAAGTCCACGTCCTCCAGGTCACGCCCGGTGTACAGCGGCTCGACCGTGATCCCCTCGGGCGTCTCCCACCGCGGGTCGTCCCCGCCGGACGCCCGCTTCACGGCGGTGCGCCACTCCTCGGTGCTGCCCGCCGGAGACGGGGTCCCCAGTTCGATCCCGGTGAAGTCGGGGATTCCCATCAGGACACTCCCATACGGTCGAGGGTGGCGGAGAGCACGGCGACCGCGTCGCACCCCGAGAAGACGTACGCGTCCACACCGGCGTACGAGCCGGGACGGCCCGCCAGCGTGACGTGCCGGGCGCCCGCGGCGCGCAGGTCCGCGGCGGCGGACTCGGCCTGCTGCTCGTAGAGGGTGTCGCTGGAACACAGACAGACCTCGGCGGCCCCGCTGTCCTCGAAGGACCCCTCGGAGACGGACTCGACGCCGCCCGCCTGGAACAGGTTGGCGGCGAAGGCGAGCCGGGCCGTGTGCGCGGCGGCCGGCCCGAGCGGCGCCAGGAAGACCCGGGGCCGGGAGCCGGTGGCCGCGAGGTGGGCGTCGGAGCGGGCGCGCAGCTCCTCGTACGCCTCGTCGCGGCGCACGCGCGGAAGGCCGCCGTCCGGGCCGGCCGGTGCCGGCTCGCGCACCAGCGGCTTCTCCGCCAGGTGCGGGAACTCGCTGACACCGGTGACGGGTTCCCGCCGTTCGGCGAGCCGACGGGCCCGCGCCTCCCACGTCGCGGCCAGGTCCCGACGGAGACGACCGGTCCGCAGCGCGCGCGCCTGGCCTCCCGTGCGCTCGATCTCCTGGAAGAAGTCCCAGGCGGCCCGGGCCACCTCGTCGGTCAGTGTCTCCACGTACCAGGAGCCGCCCGCCGGGTCGATCACCCGGGCCAGGTGCGACTCCTCGACGAGGATGGTGGAGGTGTTGCGGGCGATCCGCCGCGCGAACGCGTCGGGCAGACCCACGGCGTGGTCGAAGGGGTGGACGGAGACCGCCTCGGCGCCCCCGACCCCGGCGGCCAGGGTGGCGATCGTCGTCCGCAGCATGTTCACCCACGGGTCCCGCGCCGTCATCATCACGGAGGACGTCACCGCGTGCTGGAGCTGTGCCCCGGCCGCGGGAGCCCCGCACGCCTCCGCCACCCGGGCCCACAGCCGTCGCGCGGCACGCAGCTTGGCGATCGTCAGGAACTGGTCGGCGGTGGCCGCGTACCGGAACTCCAGCTGCCCGAGGGCCTGCTCCAGCGTCAGGCCGCCGTCGGTGAGGGCCCGCAGGTAGGCGACGCCGGTGGCCAGCGCGGAGCCCAGCTCCTGTGCGGCCGAACCGCCCGCCTCGTGGTACGGCAGGGCGTCCACGGTCAGTGCCCGCATCCCCGGGTACTCCTCGGCGCACCGCCGCGCGAGACCGACGGCGACGGGGAAGCCGTCCGCGTCGTACGCCGCCCCGGTCCGGGCCTCCGAGCCCAGCGGATCGGCGCCGAGGTTGCCGCGGGCCGCCTCGGGGGAGACACCGCGGCGCGCCTGGAGGCGGAGCAGTTCGGACGAGGCCGCGGCGGTTTCCGGGCCCGCGTCCAGGACGACGGGAGCCAGATCGAGGTAGACGCCCCGCAGGACCCGGTCCAGCGCGTCCGCCGGAATGGCGTCCCGTCCCACGGACAGCCACAGGGAGGTGACCCCGTTCTCCAGATCCGTGAGGACCGCCTCACCGTCCGCCACCGCGTGCCGCTGGCGTACGTCCCAGCCACCCGCGGTGTTGCCCTCGGCCCGGCCGGACCGGACGAAGGGCGCGAACCCGGGCACGCCGGGGTCGGGTGCGCCGCCCCCGGCCGTGTACAGGGGGCGGGCGCGCAGGCCGTCCTCCAGCGCGGTGGACAGGACGTCCTCCGCCTCGGCGTCCGGAACGTCCTTGCCCGACCTGCTCAGCACACCCGCCACGAGGCGTTGCCACTGCGCATGGGTCGCTGCGGGGAATTCGGCGGCCAGAGAGAGGCCGTCGTCAGGCAGCACAGTCATGCTCGGATGCTAGGCCAGGCCCACAAAGGAGCGCAGGGGAGGTGGCTGTGACCTTGGCCTCCCCGAGGTGACCTTGATCGAGACGGGGGTCCGTGCTGGCCGGGCCGGCCCCCGGGCGCGGCGCCACCGCCCCGTGCCCCGCCCCGGGAGGCCGGGCCGGCCCCGCGACTCCTCGCGGGAGGAAACGGAGCCCTCGCGACGGCGCCCCGTAGCGGTCCGGGGGTGCGCGGCAGCGGCGCGGGAGCCGGTCCGCACCGGGACGGTCCCCCTCGCGGCGCGGGTCCCCGACGCGCGATCAGGTCCGTTCCTCGCGCGTGCCGTTCGCGCCGGCACCGGGTTCCGTGGCGTGCGGGGTCTCCCGCGTGCGGGCCAGTGTGGCCTCGGCGCTGTCCAGCAGCATCTCCAGGGCCGCCGGGTAGGCGCTGTTGTTCATGCGGGCCACCAGCAGGGGGGCCGTGGCCGCGATATGGGGGTGGGTCTCGGCGGGCAGTCGGGCGTAGGTGGCCTGCCAGACCGCTTCGTCGGCGGCCCTGGCGGCGTGCGGAAGGGCGAGGCCGGCCGCGTCCAGCGCGGCGAAGGCCAGCGTCTGGTCGATGAACGCGTGATAGATCCGCACCGCCTCCGGGGCGGGGAGACCCGCGGAGCGCAGCACTCCGAGGATCGCCTCGTCCGCCGCGATCTCGTGCGCCCGGCCGCTGACGCGGCTGGCCGTCAGCACGGCCGCCTGCGGGTGGGCCAGGTACGCGGTGTAGATGCGCACACCCAGGTCGCGCAGGTCGGTACGCCAGTCGCCGGTGCTCCGCCGGCCGTGCATGGCACGTCCGATCAGCGCGTCGGCGATCGCCAGCGTGAGGTCGTCCGAACCGCGGAAATAGCGGTACAGGCTGCTCGGGTCGGCGCCGAGCGCGGCGCCGAGCCGCCGCACTGTCAGCCCTTCCCTGCTGGGCTGCTCCAGTAGGCGCATCGCGGTCTCGACGATGAGTCGCTCGGACAGGACGACCCCCTGCTTGGTTGGTTTTCTTCGCCTGCGTGCCGCCTCGGGCACCACTTCCTTCGGCATCACACCGCCCT encodes:
- a CDS encoding DM13 domain-containing protein, with product MGRVTRKWWWTGAAVVAVAVAAGLVWFKPWALWVDETVHEALPSASAPAAPPAATEAPSSPQTTPAAGPVTLAEGTFISHEHATSGTAKIVRLSDGTPVLRLEGLDTSSGPDLRVWLSDAPVKEGKDGWRVFDDGKHVSLGKLKGNKGDQNYPLPADVDWEAYPSVSIWCDRFDVSFGAAGLVRT
- the meaB gene encoding methylmalonyl Co-A mutase-associated GTPase MeaB, encoding MAIDIDTYAKGVREGRRALVARAITLVESTRPDHRALAQELLTELLPHSGRARRIGISGVPGVGKSTFIDTFGTMLTGLGHKVAVLAVDPSSTRTGGSILGDKTRMERLAVDPAAFVRPSPTAGTLGGVAKATRESIVVMEAAGYDVVLVETVGVGQSETAVANMVDSFLLLTLARTGDQLQGIKKGVLELADVVAVNKADGPHATDARAAARELAGALRLMHGREAVWTPPVLSCSARESTGLEEIWERLEGHRSLLDAAGRLAARRRDQQVDWAWTMVRDELLGRLHADPAVRALTPEVERQVRDGRLTATLAAERILSAFREGRA
- the scpA gene encoding methylmalonyl-CoA mutase encodes the protein MGIPDFTGIELGTPSPAGSTEEWRTAVKRASGGDDPRWETPEGITVEPLYTGRDLEDVDFLGTYPGVAPYLRGPYPTMYVNQPWTIRQYAGFSTAEESNAFYRRNLAAGQKGLSVAFDLPTHRGYDSDHPRVTGDVGMAGVAIDSIYDMRTLFDGIPLDRMSVSMTMNGAVLPVLALYIVAAEEQGVPADKLTGTIQNDILKEFMVRNTYIYPPKPSMRIISDIFAFTSQHMPRYNSISISGYHIQEAGATADLELAYTLADGVEYIRAGREAGLDVDAFAPRLSFFWAIGMNFFMEVAKLRAARLLWAKLVRQFDPRNAKSLSLRTHSQTSGWSLTAQDVFNNVTRTCVEAMAATQGHTQSLHTNALDEALALPTDFSARIARNTQLLLQQESGTTRVIDPWGGSAYVERLTYDLARRAWQHIEEVEAAGGMAQAIDAGIPKLRVEEAAARTQARIDSGRQPVIGVNKYRVDGDEEIDVLKVDNSSVRARQIEKLRRLREERDERACLAALDDLTRAAGGSGNLLELAVRAARAKATVGEISDALEKVYGRHAGQIRTISDVYRNEAGESPSVESTRALVDAFEEAEGRRPRILVAKMGQDGHDRGQKVIATAFADLGFDVDVGPLFQTPAEVARQAVEADVHIVGVSSLAAGHLTLVPALREELAAEGREDIMIVVGGVIPPQDVPTLLEMGAAAVFPPGTVIPDAAADLVRRLAADLGHGR
- a CDS encoding methylmalonyl-CoA mutase subunit beta gives rise to the protein MTVLPDDGLSLAAEFPAATHAQWQRLVAGVLSRSGKDVPDAEAEDVLSTALEDGLRARPLYTAGGGAPDPGVPGFAPFVRSGRAEGNTAGGWDVRQRHAVADGEAVLTDLENGVTSLWLSVGRDAIPADALDRVLRGVYLDLAPVVLDAGPETAAASSELLRLQARRGVSPEAARGNLGADPLGSEARTGAAYDADGFPVAVGLARRCAEEYPGMRALTVDALPYHEAGGSAAQELGSALATGVAYLRALTDGGLTLEQALGQLEFRYAATADQFLTIAKLRAARRLWARVAEACGAPAAGAQLQHAVTSSVMMTARDPWVNMLRTTIATLAAGVGGAEAVSVHPFDHAVGLPDAFARRIARNTSTILVEESHLARVIDPAGGSWYVETLTDEVARAAWDFFQEIERTGGQARALRTGRLRRDLAATWEARARRLAERREPVTGVSEFPHLAEKPLVREPAPAGPDGGLPRVRRDEAYEELRARSDAHLAATGSRPRVFLAPLGPAAAHTARLAFAANLFQAGGVESVSEGSFEDSGAAEVCLCSSDTLYEQQAESAAADLRAAGARHVTLAGRPGSYAGVDAYVFSGCDAVAVLSATLDRMGVS
- a CDS encoding TetR/AcrR family transcriptional regulator, with the translated sequence MPKEVVPEAARRRRKPTKQGVVLSERLIVETAMRLLEQPSREGLTVRRLGAALGADPSSLYRYFRGSDDLTLAIADALIGRAMHGRRSTGDWRTDLRDLGVRIYTAYLAHPQAAVLTASRVSGRAHEIAADEAILGVLRSAGLPAPEAVRIYHAFIDQTLAFAALDAAGLALPHAARAADEAVWQATYARLPAETHPHIAATAPLLVARMNNSAYPAALEMLLDSAEATLARTRETPHATEPGAGANGTREERT